The genome window GTGCCCATCTCAATGGGCAATATGGACTTGCCGATTTATATATGGGCGTGCCGGTGAAGTTGGGTAAGCGTGGGATTATTGATATTATCGAAATTGATCTTAACGATGAAGAGAGAGGTATGCTCAACGAATCGGCAAAGGATGTAAGGGAACTTATGGACGAACTAAACACCCTGAATCTTTTTTAAATTGAAGATTTGGGGCTACTTTCGCGGCGAAACTAACTTAGGGTGGTTTCGCTTTTTTTGACATTGAACACTCTTTTTTATATCACTACCAGACACAAACACTTATGGGCAAAAAATGATTCACGCAATCGTTTGTGCTGTATTTCATGGTGATTTATGTCATTTATCATTTGTAGTTACAAGTTAATGTGATTCCTTTAACAACTCGCCGAACCTTTTGTTAGGTTCAGCGTTACACACTATATTACATTATTTTACACGTTCTAGATATGAAGATTACAGTAGTAGGGGCGGGAAATGTTGGGGCAACCTGTGCATATGAGATTGCACGGAAAGAGCTTGCCCGGGACTTAGTTTTGCTTGATGTTAAGGAAGGTCTTACCCTTGGTAAGTCCTTGGATATGTGGCAAACATCATCGGTACAAGGGTTTAATACACGTATAACGGGTGTAACCACTGATTTTTCAAAGACTGCAGGATCAGAGGTAGTTGTAATTACCTCAGGAATACCTCGCCGCCCAGGAATGAGTCGCGACGACCTAATTGATATCAACGCGCGCATCGTAAAGGATGTTACAGAAGGTATTGTTAAGTATTCGCCTGATGCCAAAATCATCGTGGTTACTAATCCATTAGATGTTATGACTTACGCTGCCTTTCTTGCAGCCAAGTTGCCGTCTAATAAGGTCTTTGGTATGGCAGGAATACTCGATGGTGCAAGGTACAAGGCCTTTTTGGCCGAAGCCCTCCATATTTCGCCTCAGAGCATTCACGCAATCTTGATGGGTGGCCATGGCGATAGCATGGTTCCGCTACCACGTTACACTACCGTTTCGGGAATTCCCATAACCGAACTTATTGAGGATAGCGTTCTCGAAAAAATTATCGAGCGAACCCGCAAAGGTGGCGGCGAACTTGTTGAACTAATGGGGACATCTGCTTGGTATGCCCCAGGAGCTGCTGCGGCCCAGATGGTTGAGGCAATTATGCTGGATCAACGTAGGGTATTCCCTGTGTGTGCGGCACTAAACGGTGAATATGGTCTAAACGATCTTCATATTGGTGTTCCGGTAATACTGGGCAAGAATGGAATTGAAAAGGTGATTGAACTTAATCTTAATGACGATGAGATGGCTCTACTGCACAAGAGTGCCCTCGAAGTAAAGAAGATCATGAAGTCCCTTGACAATTTGAATATTTTCGAAGAGCGATACGGTTCCGATACACTCTAATTGGTCCCAAAGTATAGGTAAACGCTCAGTTTTTTTTAAAACTGAGCGTTTTACTTTTTTTCCTGTATCTTCCATGCGACTAGGTTTATTCAAAAAATATCATAATTTTGCACCTTACTTTTGAAATCTAGAATCTCGAAATCTATAAATCTTAAAACAAATGCAGAATAAAGGCGCCTTTAGATTATTGGCTGTAGTTCTCGCCCTTGTTTGCTTGTACCAACTCTCGTTCACATTCATGGCGAAGGTGGTTGAAAGCAAAGCAAAGGATTATGCAAAGGGAGAAACAGCCTATCTTGACTCAATTTCGACTGAGCCACTTTACACATTATTTCCTTTTACTTACAAGGAATGTAAGGAAAGAGAAATCAACCTTGGTCTCGACCTGAAGGGTGGAATGAACGTTACCCTCGAAGTATCTGTTGAGGAAATCGTGCGTTCATTGGGTAACTACTCAACCGATACCATCTTTAATAAGGCAATAGCTCTTGCTCTGCAGAAGCAGCAAAATAGCCAATCCGACTTTGTGACTCTGTTCGCCGAATCATTCGACGAAATTGCTCCAAACGATCGTTTGGCTCGTTTTTTTGCCACCTTCGAATTGAAGGATAGGATCACTGCTCAGAGTACCAATTCCGAAGTAATTAAGGTTATTCGCGTTGAAACCGAAGGAGCTATTGCAAATTCATTCAACATTATCCGTAACCGTATCGACCGTTTCGGTGTAGC of Williamwhitmania taraxaci contains these proteins:
- the mdh gene encoding malate dehydrogenase, with the translated sequence MKITVVGAGNVGATCAYEIARKELARDLVLLDVKEGLTLGKSLDMWQTSSVQGFNTRITGVTTDFSKTAGSEVVVITSGIPRRPGMSRDDLIDINARIVKDVTEGIVKYSPDAKIIVVTNPLDVMTYAAFLAAKLPSNKVFGMAGILDGARYKAFLAEALHISPQSIHAILMGGHGDSMVPLPRYTTVSGIPITELIEDSVLEKIIERTRKGGGELVELMGTSAWYAPGAAAAQMVEAIMLDQRRVFPVCAALNGEYGLNDLHIGVPVILGKNGIEKVIELNLNDDEMALLHKSALEVKKIMKSLDNLNIFEERYGSDTL